The following coding sequences lie in one Delphinus delphis chromosome 9, mDelDel1.2, whole genome shotgun sequence genomic window:
- the LLCFC1 gene encoding sperm-egg fusion protein LLCFC1 — translation MTSLGSQLCRAAFLASILLLLWVKGVTPQKGSPGLDERSQKEKTPSTDQDGEQFAEHFVASSVGELWQAVDMTQQEDEQMSEAVASRGHLFHLAFCLNLAGTVVFL, via the exons ATGACTTCCCTGGGCTCCCAGCTCTGCAGGGCAGCATTCCTGGCATCCATCCTGCTGCTGCTGTGGGTCAAGGGGGTGACGCCTCAGAAAGGGAGCCCAGGCCTGGACGAGaggagtcagaaagagaaaacacccTCTACAG ACCAAGATGGAGAACAGTTTGCAGAGCACTTTGTGGCCTCCTCGGTGGGCGAGCTGTGGCAGGCAGTCGACATGACCCAGCAAGAGGACGAGCAGATGTCAGAGGCGGTGGCAAGCCGTGGCCACCTGTTCCACCTCGCCTTCTGCTTGAACCTGGCCGGCACCGTGGTTTTCCTATGA